AAGATGATCAGATTAGTAAGATTACGAATATTAAAGGAAACAAAATAAAGATAGTTTAGAAAAGAACAAGCCTGAAATTTGATTAGATTCCACTGGCGCAAAATAACCGGAAAGCTTCTACAATAGCCTTTTTGTATAAACTAAAGAAAATCTTAGAAAGAGAGATAGCTTTTATAGTTCTTGCATTTTGTCCTCCTACCCAAATGTTCTTATTTATAGTTAAATCTGAAGAGACAAGATCCTCAAATCTCACCCTCTTTAAGTAGAATAAAACTCCCTCTTGATGGCTGCAAAACGTTAGGAATAAATGCTGAGATTTTCCGTCACGACTGCTCCTTTAATGTTGTTTTCTTCAACCAATACCTTGCTTTCAAATTCACTTCTCCGATTTTTATGTTCTTGAAATTTGTACAATACCCATAACATATCCATATCCACTATTAATTATTTGCTGACTCATCTCTACTCTGATATCTCTGCCATATGTCTGCTCGAAAAGTGTGCACCTGTAGACTCTAAATTTTAGCTAATATAGAATtcatcaacaacaaaaatagATTCACACTGAATGAAAATTCTTTCTAGTTTTTCACATTCAAACTCTATCATTCCGAAAATACATTTGTAGACAGTAATGAAAGGTGTGCTTAATGTCAATGCAGAGGAGGAATATTCAAAAGGCACAAAATAGCCGGTCCTCTCCTGCAAGTTTCTTAGAAAATATCACTCTCTCCGTTAGAATACATGTGAGTTAGTTTGACTGAATACGACAtctaaatgaagaaaaaaaaattaaaacttatgATGTTGAACGCGTGATGGTACTTTTGTGAATATAAAAAGAATCATAAACATAAGATGAGaaagtttaaaaataaattatttttaaatataaaaatatgtcattactTAAGGAACAAATAAACTAATAAAGGAAAAGGATACTATCACATCAAATAAAATGAAGGAGTAGATGATTTAGGTTAGAAAATTAATCTTTTGGTTGACATTATATTAATGCGTTTGTAAGCAGATTATTATAGTATATTACTTCTTTGAAATCAGTTAATAGTTTTCAAAGGACCTGGAAGCGATCGTAAGCATTTTAAAGAATATTTTATGGGTCCACAAAGTTCTGTTACGAAGCAGTTGATATCAGATTCCACGAGATTGACGTTAATGGGTTAGTTGGCTATTAATAATCACTGGTGGAACCACCCTTGTCTAATGGGAAGTCAATTGATATTCTTTCGCAGAACATTATAATGTATAAATATGCAAACAAGTTTTATTTATTAATACTATtatgttaaattttattattctatttctatatatttatttttttatatttgattttttcttaGTGAAAAGTTCTTTGATAGAATTTAAAGGTCCACCAAATTATATAGAGAACCAGGATATCTATTAGTTCCCACGAACACGCACACACTGTAGTAGGTAAATGACACAAAGAAGTTTTACATGAAAAACTctcagctcacgggattaaaaatcacgacctacccttgtaggatttcaacttcactattgagcaaactttagattacaacctattgtaatctaggaattaacctcttaatacctcactaacttgtaacaactctattatAAGTCACTTTGTAATAAGTCTATTACAACGACTTCTAACTCAACTAaactagccaagacacaaacacaagggtttatgatttacaaaggtttcctacacaatgcttctaattaagctaagtaggaattacaagtataGAACTTTAACAAAGatgcaacacaactaaggacatgtaatTACTCAATACAGGGAACTGGTCCATTGTTATGattttctttgttcttgatgctcTTGAGAATCACTTGCCAGATTGATTGGTCACTTGAGAGAGTGCTTGATGGATTCTTCAAAAGTTCAAGTGAAGTTTTGTCTTTGGTTTAATGTTAATATAACATtggtgacatcacttgaatgatgcaagcaTGGATGGTACAAGATCATTCCCAATGAAGTTGATTGCTGCACTGTTTCGCACTGTTGCGTGTGCATGCAACAACTTTATAGCTGTTAGAGAGTTGACTAGTACGATCACCAGGGAAACTGATGTCCATCTGTTCCCCTTGTTGATTCTTTGACTCCTGAATCGTTGATTTACAATTCCACCTTAAGTCTTGTTGCCACATACTTGAGGATGTGTACCAGGTTCCTCATCTGATTCTtgtcattaagtttgttagatcatcaaaatataacaaGGTAATATAATCTattaatttccccctttttgatgatggaaAATTTATAATTGAAGTTTCCCCTAAGAACCAGAATGACATACACATGTATCCTGTATTCCCCCTGAATCTGTTCCCCAGCTTGTTCCTCTTCAATTATATTTTCCCCTTTTGGCACCATAAAAGATCACTAGCAAGTGTGCACACAATCATGACTAAAAACAGAGCAAAGAGCAAGACATACACATCAAAAGGATTAAACTTCTATTACTTTTTGGAAAGTAAGCAGGGAGCAGTTCCATTGTTACCAACACATCCACAAAATAAAAACAGCAAAAACAGAAGTACTAGTCATAAACATCATCAGAACTAAAATAAAGGGCAGGCACTAGGATTAAAGGGCAGGCACTAGGATTTGATACTGGAAAGGGAATATGTTCTAGGGAGCACTGGAAGGGGAAGTCTTAGAGGAAGAGGCAAGGGTTTTGAGGACGATGTCCATTCGAGTGTTTACTGACATCTGCTCATTGTGCAGTTACTCCTTCAGGTCCTCAACCTGTTTCTTGAGATCAGCATTCTCCTTGGTCAGATGGGCAACCTCCGTGCTTTGAGAGCTACTAGAACCAGGTGCCTCCCGAAGCTGACTTAGCTGACCCTCAAGAATGGCATTCTTTGCCTTCAACTTCCTGATCTCATCAGTGGCACTGTTTTGGGCGTTGATCAACTGGGAGATAGTAAAAGTACTGCTAACCCCTCCAACTTTATCAATGCACTCACACTCCTCTAGAGTGGTCTTAAAGAAGGTTTGCGTACGAGTACCCACCTTAGCTTTTCCTAGAGGGACTTTGAAGAACTCAAACACATTGGTGAGAAGGAACCCATAAGgcagcccatgattaccatccttaAACTCTGCCACCTTCCGCATGTGTTCTATTATAATGCCAGGCAGGTTGATGGTGGTGTAGCTATCTAGTGCTTCCATGAGAACCAGGTATGCTCGAGATGTAATTGATCTTCTCTCATCATGAGGGAGCAAAACCTTGTTCACCATCTCAAACAACAATTGGTATACTGGAAGGAGGGCTTTCTTGTGTACCCGTTCCCTCTGTTGAACTGTCTTATCCTTCACAATAGCATTTCTAAAGTTTGAAGAGCACGAGCCTTGAATCTAAGATAATCCCTCAGCAGGCACACCCAGAATGGATCACAGCACAGCAGAGTCCATCACAAAATTGACCCCATTCACCATCATGCAAATATGATCATCCTCTACTGTGAAGAAGTCATCATAGAAACTACGCACTTCTTCCTCATACACTTTGGGATTGTCACCTGCGAACAAGTGCGTCCACTGTTGAAATTCACAGATCTCCACCAATTGTCGCATGCCAGTCATATCCAGAATATCAGGGGCAAATGTATGGCCCCACAAAAccttttgatttttcaatttttccttcCTAGCATCGTAGGTATCATCAACCTTTGCCTTCTTGGAAGAACAAGGTTCCTCACGGGCATCACCCTTTCGTTTCACTGATTTGCGATCACTCTTTCCTTTCTCAGGCATTGTCTTCTCAGACACCTTTCCAACTGATTCTTCCATCACGTTTTCTACAGATTCTTCCACTAACTTTTCACCAGAGTTATCACCTGCACTCTTTTTCTGACTCGCAACACTCATAGAGGATCCACTTTTTGACTTGGATATTGAATGCTTATGTGAGAACTTGCGAgtcaaggaaccaggttccttgtcCATTTCATCATCAATATTGACAACATGCACTGCTTTCTTATTCACAATCTTCCCATCCTTTACCAATCTTCTCCACATTCAGTGTTCTTGGTTTTTCCTAATAACAGACTCAAAAGCCTCCTTTGTTTGTAACCTAGTAGTAGGTCTCTTAGGAGTTGGCACTTGAGTAGCGGCATGTCCACTTGTAGCCCTGATAAAACTAGAAATAGCTACATTATCATAATCATATTCATTGTCTTCATTCTCCTCTTCAGATAAAGATCTCATTTCAAGAACAACCATAGATGCATGCTTAGTGTAGAAGTGAGGAGAGGGAGCAGGATTAGTACTGATCTAGGGTTCTGGAGAGAATCCAAGAGTTGGATCCTCTATGTATGGAACAGGTTCCTCAGTAGGTGCCAATAGTATTTTCCGGTGCCGATGGTTCAACAAACACAAGTTCCCTATTCTCCACCAGAGTCCTATTTTCTTCCCCTAGAGACTCAGACTCACCCTCACCATTCTCAATAACAACACCCTTGGCAGCTATCGACAAACTATTTTCTATGGCTTCTTTTTCTTGTAACCCCATGGAAAACAAAGTAGAAGAAAGAATGTTACCTGTAGACTCAAGACTAGGGGTTGTCATTGTTGATTCAGCATGGACAAGACCAACATCTTGGTCTTTATCAGTGTATTCTTCCATTGGTAGACTGGAGATTTCttgtttctcttcttctttgACTGTATCCGCTTCAACTAGGTTTTTCGGCGAGGCAAAAGGAGAAGTCGTAGCCACAAACTTCTTAGGAGTCGAAGTTTTGCGACTCTGATGAGAACCAGTACTCGATTGGGTAGGAGAGGAGGCAGAGGGTGGTGGTGAAACTTCCTTAGGGTTTGGACTGGTTGATGTGGAGAGTGTGGGTTCTATGATCGGTGTTTCAACAGGTGTGGGCCCAGTGGGGGTGACACTTGGAACATTTTGAGTTTCCTGGTGTTCAGATATTGTGGGAAGCAGTGAGTTGAAGAAGAGATAGTTTTGGtttaaagagagaaaagaaagggaaattttggatttttgatgtGAATAGTGGTGGAAGTGATGGTGAAAGGATGTATTTAAGAGGGATGAGGGACCGGTTAAGAAAGGAGGCAGTTTGGGTAGTCGGGTCACTCCATAACGGGTGAGACGCTTGGGTTCAAAAATCGGGAAAGAAAAGAAACTGACAATGTGATGACGTGGCACTGTTTGAACCATTTAAAAATTATGAATGCGGGTACAGAGAAACTACTAACCTGTGTcaaaggaaccaggttccctgacgGATTTTGCAAATGTAAGATTCATCCTTTGACCAACGTGCAATGCATTAACTGCTTGTTTCATTTGTAATCATCATGTGTATTtacctgtaacggtatagaaATGAGTTAGACTTTTCCAGAAAACACTTTTTAGCTAAACTACTTGTacatttctttcatagccaaACATCAAGGGGCCGGGTTCTCAACTTGGATTTATTAGCCCTAGTGCCAAGCGATTTCTTTCAACGTGCTTTCTGTTTATTGCTTTGGTGAATATGTCTGCAATTCGATCTTCTGTATTGCAAAATTTCATACATATGAGCCCTTTTTCAACATTGTCTATGAGAAAGTGGTGacgcacatcaatgtgctttgttctcttatgttggactggattcttggccatgttgagtgcactggtaTTGTCACACAGCAAGGGCACACAATCAGAGAACACTCCAAAGTCTTCCAACTACTGCTTAATCCATagtagttgagcacaacaagatgtAGCTGCCACATATTCTACTTCTGCAGTGGAGAGGGCCACtgagttttgttttcttgtacccCATGAAATTAGGCATGAACCCAGAAAATATGCCATTCCAGATGTGCTTTTCCTGTCCACCAGACACCCTGCATAATTAGCATACCCAACTAAGTCACAGTTATCTCCAAAGGggtagtagagaaccaggtcctgtGTTACTTTGAGATATCTCGGGATTCTCttggcagccttcagatgagatttCTTTGGATTAGATTGTAACCTGGCACAAAGTCCCATAGTGAAGACAATATCTGGTCTACTTGCTGTGAGATACAGGAGTGACCCTATGATACCTCTATACATGGTCTGATTCACaggggaaccaggttcatccatgtctagacCAGTGGCTGTGGCAATGGGAGTGCCAATGATTTTTTATGCTTCCATGTCAAATCTCTTCAACAGCTCCTTGATGTACTTTTGCCGACTTATCAAAGTCCCCTTTTGAGATTGCTTCACTTGTAAAcccaagaaaaaattcaattcccccgtcatgctcatttcaaactcacttcccaagAGTTTTGCAAATTCCTCACACAAAGAGTCGACTGTTGCTCTGAAaataatgtcatcaacataaacttgcACAATGCGCAGGTTCCTCCCGCGTTTCTTCAGAAAAaaggtgttgtcaatttttcctccTGTAAAGTCATTCTCTAGAAGTaattttgacaacctttcataccaagctcgaggagcctgcttTAGTCCATATAAATCCTTGTCAAGTTTAAAGACATGCTCAGGATGCTCATGATTCTCAAATCCAGGAGGTTGCTTGACGAAGACTTCTTCCTTTAGAAAGCCATTCacaaatgcacttttgacatccatttggaacaatgtGAATTCCATATATGATGCAAAGGCAATAAGAATTATGATAGCCTCTATTCGAGCGACTGGAGCGAaagtttcatcataatcaatcctttcttcttgattgtagccttgaaTTACTAGCCTTTCCTTGCTTCTTGTGGtgtttccaaactcatcaagtttgttcctgaatacccacATGTTTCCAATAACAGTACGATCCACAGGTCATGGAACCAGGTGTCATACTTTGTTTCTCTTAAATTGATGGAGCTCTTCTTGCATGGCAGTAGTCCAGTCTCCATCTTTTaatgcttctttgatatttttgggctctatttgagatagaaaggctgagaaggcaagtgtgtTTCTAgactttgatctggtttgaattcCTGAATCAAGAGGAGTGATTATGTTTTCAAGAGGGTGTGAACCTTTGTGCTTCCAATTTGGTACCTGAATCTCATTGATAGAAGATCCAGGTATATCTGACTGTGGTTCTTGGTCGCTTCTCATCTCAGCATGTAGGGTGCCTTGGACAGCATCGACAACTCTGTTCTTAGCTCCAGTTGTCGTGATTGTGGGACCAAGTTCCTCTCCATCAGTTGGAGACATAGTCGCACCATCTTCATTGGATTCCTTAACGTGACTCATCATGTCAGCCTTTCCATTTTCCATGTCAATAACTTCACCATTGACATTTGATAGCTCTCCATCTTGATCAGCCTTATCATGTGCAGCTTTTCCAAGAGGGTGTTGTGCTTTGTCAAAGATCACATGTATGCTTTCCTCAACATATTGAGTTTTTTTGTTGTATACCTTGTAGGATTTGCTTTGTGATGAATATCcaagaaatattccttcatcacttttggcattAAAATTTCCTAGAGCTTCCTTACCATTTTTGAGAACAAAGCATTTACAACCAAATATCCTCAAGTGTGTTAGCTTAGGTTTTCTCCCATTCAGCAGTTCATACGGGGTTTTGTTAatgagggacctgatcatgcacctattcACCAAGTAGCATGCAGTGTTGACTGCCTCTGCCCAGAAAACCTTTGCAACACCACTATCGATTAGTATTGTTCTttccatgtcttcaagagtcctactCTTCATCTCCACAATACCATTTTATTGTGGTGTTCTTGGAGCTGAAAAATTGTGAGTAATGCCATTTTCAATACAGAATTCGTCGAATTTGGCATTATCAAATTCTGTACCATGGTCAGACCTGATACATACTACATTATTACCCATCTTCACTTGGATCTTCTTGACAAATGCAACAAATACTTGGAAGGTTTCATCCTTAGTTTGAGAAACAAAGTCCaggtgaatctggagtagtcatccacaATGACAAAGATGTACCTTTTTCCTCATCTGCTTGGCACTCTCATAgatccacatagatccatatggagaAGATCCAGTGGCCTTGAGGTGATAACTTCCTTTTTAGGCTTGAAAGAGGATCTGACATGCTTTCCTTTAGCACACGCATCACACATCTTGTGATCCTTGAAGCTTGACTTGGGCAGACCATGAATCAGGTCCTTCCTGACCAATTTGTTTAACAACGTGAAGCTTGCATGACCTAGCCTCATGTTCCATAATTTTGTATCATCATCAACAATACTTAGACAGCTGAGATCACCACTCTGTAgggactcaaaatcagcaacatagatatttttgtatcttttcGCCACTAGCACCACTTCACCAGTCATAAGATTTGTGACTGTGCATATCTTTGACAcgaattccaccttgtttcctttgTCAGATATTTGGGAAACACTCAACATGCTTTACTTCAATCCGTTGATATAGTACATATTTTTAATAGAATGAGAGAGTGACTTCCCAATCTTCCAAAtcccagaatgtatccctttttgtcatttccaaaggatacactccctccttgctgGGCCTTCAGTGAAAGGAAATCGATTGTActtccagtcatgtgctttgaacaaCCACTATCCATATACTATTGTTGGATGCTCCCCTTCACTGCTCCCTGCACaaggaaatcaagggttagatttaggaactcAAACAAGTTTGagtcccttgtaatgaggaaaggGATGAATGAGAGTTCTTTTGGTCCAAGAAGGCATCATGCGTATTTTAtatgagggaccaggttctctaGCGGTAGTTACCTTCTTAgaaaacactttgtttttctatTGAGACTGAAACTTAGCCTTATAGGTTTCCTTAAAGTGCCTAGTGTCACCACAGTGAGTGCAGAGCTAATTGTCAGGTACAGTaacgtacttgctatgagggttgtagggagttttttccCTTTGAAACCTGATTCCCTGCCTGTTTCCCCCATTGTTTAtgtacatggcagtgatagcatcagaggaccaggtccacttgagtgatttttcaagatcactcttGACTCTACCTAGTTCTTCCTAAAGTTGTTTGTTCATCTCAAGTTCAGCACACAGACTAGATTTCACCGATTTTATCTCATCTTCAAGCCTAAGATGTATTTCACCCGCAACTTTCTTTCCCTTTTGAAGAATCTCATTCCTACCTTTTCCTTTTAGTTCCTCAATTGTATCCTTCAGATCTACAACTACTACTAAtagatcatctctctcatgctctaTGCTAGCAACTTTTTCAGTCAAggcttctttctctttcttaACACACTCAATGGTCTCCTTTAGATCGACCACAACAACCACTAgatcatctctctcatgttctACATTTGcaatttttttagttaaaacatCATTTTCTTTCTTCAGACTCTCAATGGTTTCTTTTAAATCTACCACAACAACTATTAGGTCAT
This DNA window, taken from Nicotiana tabacum cultivar K326 chromosome 15, ASM71507v2, whole genome shotgun sequence, encodes the following:
- the LOC142169773 gene encoding putative mitochondrial protein AtMg00300; this translates as MLSVSQISDKGNKVEFVSKICTVTNLMTGEVVLVAKRYKNIYVADFESLQSGDLSCLSIVDDDTKLWNMRLGHASFTLLNKLVRKDLIHGLPKSSFKDHKMCDACAKGKHVRSSFKPKKEVITSRPLDLLHMDLCGSMRVPSR